The genomic region GGTCGTCTGCAAGGGAGTGTTTGAGAAAATGGGCAAAACCTCGCACCGAACTGAGGGGATTGCGTATCTCGTGCGCTATCCCTGCAGCCAGCTTGCCGGTAGCTGCCAGCTTTGCAGAGCGGCGGACCTGTTCCTCGAGTTCTCTGATCTGGCGAAGATCTCTGAGAATAATCACCGCAGAGGTGCAGACGCCCTCCTCACTCTTGATGGGAGTAACGCTTATAGAGACAGGGACAGGCTCCCCACCAGGTCGCGAAAGAAGCATTTCCTTTTCCAGCACGCTGCTGCAATGCCTCAGGGTATCCTGAATACCGCTGACCTCAAAATCGAGCACCTCTCTGAGATCCATCGTTCTGATGCTCGACTCTTCCAGGCCAAGAAGCTCAAGGGCCAGCTTGTTGTAAGAAGTAACCCGGCCTTCGGGGTTCACAGCCAGCAAACCATTGGCCATGCTGGCAACAACCTGGGAGGTGTAATCCTGGGTCTCGCGCAGGGTTCTGTCCACCAGGTAGTAGTTCTGGATGACAAAGACAAAAAAAATGGCAGCAGTACCGAGTATCAGCAGAATGGCGGCCATCATGACGGCATGATGCAAATCAGCTCGTCTGGCCTCATCG from Deltaproteobacteria bacterium harbors:
- a CDS encoding histidine kinase, which codes for MSVTPIKSEEGVCTSAVIILRDLRQIRELEEQVRRSAKLAATGKLAAGIAHEIRNPLSSVRGFAHFLKHSLADD